The Salegentibacter mishustinae genomic interval ATCTGGTAATACCAGATAGCAAAACCCTTATCCTGGATCCTTAATTTTAAATTCTCGGGCCTTTCTTTAGAGATACTTTTATCTAAGGGGATATTCACGTAAGAAACGGGAATATCTATTATTTGCGTATATTCTTTAGAAATTTGCACCGAAAACCATATAAAAGAAGAAAACAGCAAAAAGAACCCAAAGGTCTTTAGACTGGATCTTTTTATTGAAATGCGTTTGAATTTTAAGTTTTTAAGCATTTTTAAAGAATAAATTCGGGAATTTGCGTTCCGGATCTTGTTTTAAAACTTGAATATACCAAACCGACTTTATAAAACCGTTACCATAGCCAAAAAATTGTACCAGGGCGGCATAAACTGCCAGCAAACCAATTCCTAAACTTTTATTTTTAATTGTAGCATGAGTGCCAATAAGCATAAAATATAAGGCATATAATAGAAATAGCCACCAAAATTCCAGTGCTGCAAGAATAATGGCAGTTAAAAGACCAAAAGTAAAAACCGTCGGAAACCAATACGTGATCTTAGCCGAACCCGGGTGCCACTTATTGAGAATAGGCCGTACGAGTCCGAATTTTTTGACTTGCATATAAAATTTAGACCAGTCAATTCGGCGTTTATGAAAAACCACAGCATTAGGAATTAAACACAATTTAAAACCCAGTTTTTTAAGCCTAAGGGAAAGGTCTGGATCCTCACCGGGATGAATCTGGCCAAATCCGCCTGATGCTTCAAAAGCTTTTTGGGAAATCCCCATATTAAAACTCCTGGGTTGAAAATCGTTAACCGAAGACTTCTTGCCACGAATTCCCCCGGTAGTAAAAAACGAGGTCATGGTATAATCTATGGCTTTTTGCGTATTGCTGAAAGAAGGATGTGAAGCATCTGGCCCGCCAAAACAATCGCAGTAATTTTTCTGAAGGAATTTATCTACTTCCAGCAGGTAATTTTGCGGGAGTAAAACATCTGAATCCAGAATAAGGCAATAATTGCCTTTTGCTTTTTTCATCCCAAAATTTCGGGAATCTCCGGGCCCAGAATTAGGTTTAAAATAATAGCTGATATTCAGTTTCTTCTGAAATTCTTCTACGATCTCCTTTGAAGTAATACTGGAGCCGTCTTCTACAATTACGATCTCATAATCTCGGTAAAATTGCAGCTGAAGCATACTTTCCAATAATTCCCTTACCTCTTCCGGGCGGTTATATACGGGAATTACAAAGGAATATTCCAGAGCCATGCTTTAATTAGAATTTGAAGATTTTAAATTAAATATTTCTTCTTATCGTCACCCTTTAACTTGTTTCAGGGTATAAGTTATGAGAACTTTTATTCATACTAGACGCTGAAATAAATTCAGCGTGACGTTAATTGTGAACTCTTTATTCAAAATCAATATCACGCTGAAACTACTTTTCTACTTAGCCTGAACTGGTTTTAGTGCTTGCTCCGATTTCATCGGAGGTCTAAGTCGAGGAAAAGTTTATATCATGCTAAATGCTTAAATACCCCGAATTCTCGGAGCAGCATCACGTAAAAAAAAAGTCACCCTGAACTTGTTTCAGGGTATAGGCTCTGTTAAAATCCTATTTATGAAACAAGTCCAGTGTGAAGAAATTTTACTTCTCTTCCTGCCCTTTTACAAAAGACTCCATCACTTCCTGGCTTACTCCCATATTTGAGAAACCACCATCGTGGAAAAGGTTTTGAAGCGTTACTTTTTTAGTAAGATCAGAGAACAAGCTCACGGTATAATCGGCGCACTCTAATGCAGTGGCATTACCAAGCGGCGACATTTTATCGGCATAAGCGATAAATCCGTCAAATCCTTTTACACCCTGTCCAGCAGTAGTTGGGGTTGGCGATTGTGAAATAGTGTTCACTCTTACTTTATGATCTTTTCCGAAGAAATAACCAAAACTACGCGCTATAGATTCTAAAAAGGCTTTATTATCGGCCATATCATTATAATCTGGGAATACACGTTGTGCGGCCATATAGCTAAGCGCTACAATACTTCCCCACTCGTTCATCGCTTCTTTTTTGTAAAGCACCTGCATGGTTTTATGGAAAGAAACCGCAGAAATATCCCAGCCTTTTTGAGTAAAATCGTAGTTCTGCTCGGTATAATGATTTCCTTTTCTCACGTTTACCGACATCCCGATAGCGTGAAGTACGAAGTCAATTTTTCCGCCTAGAATTTCCATAGATTTTTCAACCAGGTTTTCCAGGTCTTCAATTTTAGTAGCATCGGCAGGAATAACTTCAGAACCGGTCTTTTCAGCCAATTCTTTAATAGTTCCCATTCTTAGGGCGATAGGAGCATTGGTTAAAACAAATTCCCCGCCTTCTTCTTTAACACGTTCAGCAGTTTTCCAGGCGATAGAATTCTCATCTAAAGCGCCAAAAATAATTCCTTTTTTTCCTTTTAACAGGTTATATGACATAGTGATATATTTTTCTTGGTTGTTAGCCCATAAATTAGCTCTGCTCTTGATAATTTAATGGGAAAATTATTTAAAAACTCTATTATCGGGTAAATATAATAAAATTAGTTTCGGAACATTGTCTTAATCTAAAAGTGCACGTGCGTGAGCCCGCGCCGATTCTCCAATATTTTTGCCACCAAGCATCATCGCCAGCTCCTCTACCCGCTCGCCATCTTTTAGTTCTTCGATCTTGGTGGTAGTAGCATTAGCTGAATCTTCTTTAAAAATTTTAAAATGACTATTTCCTTTCCCGGCAATTTGCGGCAGGTGGGTAATTGCAATTACCTGCATAGAATTCCCCATGCGCTGTAAAATCCCCGCCATCTTTTGGGCGATATCTCCGGAAACCCCGGTATCTATTTCATCAAAAATTATTGTGGGCAGTTTACTTTGCGCTGCCAGGATACTTTTTACGGCCAGCATAATCCTTGAAAGTTCCCCGCCAGAAGCCGCTTTTTTAATTTCCTTAAAATCTCCGCCTTTATTCGCCGCCAGGTACCAGAATAATTCATCCTGCCCGTTAGCGAGAAAGCTTCCTGATTTTTTAAGTTCTATTTTTAATCGGGCGTTGGGCATCCCCAGGTCGTCCAATAAAGTCTCGGCTTCCTTGATAAAAGTCGGGATAATTGCCTTTCGTTTTTCGTGAAGTTTTGCAGCAACAGTTCCCAATTTGGTTTCTTGTTGTACAATGGCTTTCTCTAATTCTGAAAGTGCATTTTCGGCATTTTCACTTACCGAAACTTTTTCCTGCAATTCCTCTTTTATTTGTAGTAATTCGGCAATATTTTCTGCGGAATGTTTTTTCTGTAAATTATAGATCAACTGAAGCTTTTGATTGGTAGCTTCCAGTTCTTCAGGATTCGCTTCTACCCTATCTAAGGCATCGGTTACTTCAGTAGAAAGATCGTCCAGCTCAATAATTACACTTTCAATACGCTGATGTAAATTTTCATAATTTGAAGATAAACTGGCGATTTTGGCTAAAGCAGTGCGAGCCTGTTTTAAGCTGTCTAAACTTCCTATTTCTTCCTGCTCCAGCAAATTTAAAGCTGAACTCAGGTTTTCGGTTAACTCTTCAACATTACTCAGTTCTTCGTAACGGGTTTCCAGCTCTTCCTGCATCCCGTTTTCTAAACGTGCTTCTTCAAGTTCGTTTAGCAAAAACAAGTTATAATCGTATTCCTTGGTAGCCTGTGCCTGTTGTTCTTTTAATTCAACAAGTTGTTTTTGTAACTTTTTATAGGCTTTAAGTTCGGTTTTATATTCCAGGAGTAAAGCATCGCTATTAGCAATAGTATCGATTACCTGGAATTGGTAATCGTTATTTCCCAAACTTAAAGTTTCGTGCTGACTGTGAATATCTATTAAATACTCTCCTAGTTTATTAAGAGAAGTCAGTTTTACCGGCGTATCGTTTACAAAAGCCCGGGATTTCCCTGAAGCCAGAATTTCACGCCTAATAATGGTGTTTTCTTCATAATCCAGATCTTCGGTTAAAAAGAAATCTTTTAGCCTGTAATTAGAAATATTGAAAGAACCTTCTATCACGCATTTCTTATCGGCATCGCGAATACTTCCGTAGTCGGCACGGTTACCTAAAAGGAGACCAAGTGCGCCCAGCATAATAGATTTACCGGCACCGGTTTCTCCCGTAATAATGGTAAAACCTTCTTGAAGTTTAATATTGATATCTTCAATTAAGGCGTAATTTTTTATGGATAGAGCTGTGAGCAAAGTGAACTAAATTTGGGCTAAATATACGGGAGAAATTATTCCTAATCAACAATAAACTTTGGGTAAACCCGGAAGTTATATCAAAAGGAAAAAATTCGATTATACAGACGTTTGCTAAAGAAATAATACTTTTTAAATTAATATCGATTTCCCTCATAAAAGTTAATTTATGAAAAAATCGTCATGCTGAACTTGTTTCAGCATCTAACACGAATAGTACCTACCCAACTTAGACCTCCGACAAAAATCGAAGCAAACTCTGAAACCAGTTCAGGGTGACGTCTGAATTTTAAAGTATGAGTGTTTACGAATATTCAACTTTTAAACCGCGACGATCGAGTAAAAATCTATTATTGAATATTTCTCCAGTTTCGGGCATATCGCGGTGCCAGGCTACTTAAAGTTTCGCTAAAACGAGGGCGATTAATATCTGGCCCTCCGCTAAAGATCTGGGTTACTTCATCGGCTTTGGCATCAAAGAAAGTTCTAACCAGCAAAGAATTTGCCCGCCTGGAATTCATAGTGGTTAAACCTTCTATCGCATCTGCAATAGCTATTTTCCCGACTTCAGGATCTTTATGCATTACATCTAATCCCTGGCGATGATATTGATACAAAGCATTGCGATACTCGGTAAACATATTGGAAAGCAGATCGGAATTTAAACGAAAACGAGAGCTTTGACCATCGGCGCCACTCCAACCGGTTCTACCGCTTTGTTGCGCAAGATTTACAATTCGATTGGCTTCCTGGTAATACTCGGTGCCGCCTTCGGGTGCGAAGGAATCGGCGTCCATTCCTAAAATGGTATATACATAAAAAGAAACTACAGAAACCAGGTTGCTGGAATAAGAGTTTTGACTATAATTTAAAGGCTGATACTCCCTGTAATTAAAACTGAATTGATTATCATTAAAGTTAAAAATTGGGCTCACCATTCCAGACCCGTATACCGGCCTTGAAGATTGCACCTGGATAGTTCCACTAAAAGACTCACCTTCAAAATCATTTATGGTGATGAACATACTGCAATTAATGCGTTCTCCCGGCTCGAATTCTTTATCGGTCCAGGAAGTTTGATTTACAAATTCCCTAAGCGAACTTTCTAAAGTTCTAAAAACAGAAAGGTTACTTTGCCCTGTTTGCTCGGTATTGATCACTATTTCACAGTTGAGTTCTTGGGCGACAGCAAAAGGCATCCCAGCCACTAAAAGAATAAGAAATAGCAATTTACGCATCTAACAAATGTACAATTTCGTTTAAAATATCGGCTGCAACCTCGGCCTTAGATTTTAGATCAAAAGCCTTTTCAGAATCTTTATAAACCAACGTGATCTTATTGGTATCCTTTTTAAAACCGGCGCCGGCATCGTTCATAGAATTCAACACGATAAAATCGAGATTTTTCTTAAGCAGTTTTCCCCGGGCGTGTTCCAATTCGTTATTAGTTTCTAAAGCAAAACCAATTAGTTTTTGATGGGTTTTCTTTTTCCCCATCGATAAGAGAATATCCTGGGTTTTGGTAAGTTCCAGGCTTAGGTTTTCTTCGGCCTTTTTAATTTTTTGCGCCGCTACAATCTTTGGCTTATAATCTGAAACCGCTGCAGCAGCAATAGCCACATCTACATTTTCGAAATGATTATGTACGGCAGTGTACATTTCTCTCGTACTAACCACTCTAATTAGGTTGATCTTTGGATCATCCATATCCAAATGTGTAGGACCGGAAATAAGGATTACCTCAGCTCCAAGTTCAGCGGCCTTTTTAGCGAGCTCAAAACCCATTTTACCGCTGGAATGGTTTCCAATAAAACGAACCGGATCTATAGCCTCGTAGGTTGGACCGGCGGTAATTAAAATTTTCTTTCCCTGCAGAGGTAAGTTTTCAGAAAAATAAGCTTCCAGAAATTCGATAATCTCTTCCGGTTCTGCCATTCTCCCCTCGCCTTTTAAACCACTGGCAAGTTCACCGGTTCCTGCGGGGATCATGATATTTCCGTAGGACTTAAGGCTCTTAAAACTATTTTTTGTGGAAGGATGCTTATACATATCCAAATCCATTGCAGGTGCAAAGAAAACCGGACACTTCGCTGAGAGATAGGTTGCGAGCAAAAAGTTGTCGCTGTTCCCCGACGCCATTTTAGATAAGGTATTGGCTGTGGCAGGGGCCAAAACCATAAAATCGGCCCATAGGCCGAGTTCTACATGGTTGTTCCATTGCTCATCTTCATCATCTTCTGTAAAAGAAGAAAAGACCTCGTTCTTAGAGAGGGTAGAAAGTGTAAGCGGAGTAACAAATTCTTTGGCAGCCGGCGTCATCACAACTTTTACCTGTGCACCGGCTTTAATAAACAAGCGTACTAAAAATGCAGATTTGTAGGCAGCAATACCGCCACTTATGCCCAAAAGCACTTTTTTGCCTTTTAGTACAGACATCTTAATTAAGCTTCTGCTTCAGAATCTTTGGTGTTTCGGTAATAGATTTTACCGTCTAACCATTCCTGCATAGCAAGTGCATGTGGTTTTGGAAGTTTTTCGTAAAACTTAGAAACCTCAATTTGCTCTTTATTCTCAAAGATCTCGTCAAGACTGTCATTATAGGTAGCAAATTCGTCAAGCTTCTCCAATAATTCTTTTTTGATCTCAGAATTGATTTGGTTTGCTCTTTTTGCAACCACAGAAATAGCCTCGTATATATTATTAGTTGGCTCGTCTACCTTGTTCTTATCGAAGGTAATTGTGTTAATTGGTGCGTCTGTCTTTTTAATATCCATCTTTCTTCTACTATTAAAAATTTTGTAAGCGTGATTTTATATCTTCTGCTGAAGCTTCCATAGGCTCAATATACTCGCCTTCCGGATAATACTTTTTGTAAGTTTGGTAATATTCCAGCGCTTCTCTAAGGCGCTCTTCCATTAAATCCCTAAAACTATTAATAGCTAATCGGTAAGCCGAATCGAACCTATAATAATGCGCGCCTTCTCTAAAGGGAGACCCGGGATTATTAGCTAAAAAGTTTGTAAACGAAGTGATAGCAGCCCGGTAATTTCCGGCTCTTGCTTCTCCCGTTAAATGATATTGTTTGGCAATTTCGTATTCCTTTTTTTCCAGTTTTATACGCAATTCAGCTGCCATATCGTTGGCTTCCTCTACGTGTTCCCCTTCCGGATAAGTATTTAGATAAGCCTGAAGTTCTGCAACTGCCTTATCGGTATCGGTTTGATCCAGAGCATAATTGGGGGAAAGTTCGTAAAAACTTCTTGCCTTTTTAAACGCTGCCTCTTCTACTTTCTCACTATTAGGATAAGATTGCTGAAAACGCTCAAACTCGTATGAAGAAAGGTAATAATCGCCCAATTCATAATAAGTGTTCGCAAACAAAAAGCTAAGCTTTTCTCCCTGGGGTTTCCCGCGATATTCCGGAACAATTTGTTCAAACAACCTTAAAGCTTTGCGATATTTACGTTTGTCGCCTTCTTCCTGGGCTTCGTTATATAACTGCTCGGCATAGCTATATTTCTTTCCGCTATCATCGCTTTTAAGTAATTCCTGATATTCCCCGCAGGACACTGTTAGCATTAAAACTGCCGCTAATAAAATTGCTTTCTTCATCATTTGTAAAAACATCTGGCAAAAGTACATTTTTCTTCAGTATAAAAAAAACTTTGTGTACCCGCCTTAAATAACCTTTTAACTCCTTATTATACTGAAAATGGAAAAATGAAAGTACTTGCTGAAAAAATAAAACTATCTGAAAAGCTTTTAAACCGTCATTCTGAATTCATTTCAAAATCTAAGATGTTGATATTCAAAACATGTTAAAAGCTGAAACAAGTTCAGCTTGACGAAACCAGACTTTATAGACAGTCTCTAAAATTAGTTTTTAAAATTTACTCGATAATCGAGACTTAAATACCCCCGCTCGTTTATTTAAAATTTTTCAGGAAATCTTCAATTTGCTGTTGAAGTCCTAAAGTCGCTTTTACCAAAGGTAATCTTAGGTGATTTTTAATGCTTCCTTTTTGAGCGAGCAAAGCTTTAATTCCGGCAGGATTTCCTTCTGCAAAAATTAGATCTATAGATCGCTGCATTTTATAATGAAGCTCATAAGCTTTAGCCGGTTTCCCTTCTAAACCAAGTGAAACCATTTTAGAAAATTCTGCAGGTATTCCCTGCGCGATTACCGAGATTACACCTTTTCCTCCGGCTAAGGTCATAGGTAAAGTAAGCATATCGTCTCCCGAAATAACAAGGAAATCTTTTGGCACCAGGCTTATTAATCTCATAGCCTGCACCATATCCCCGGCGGCTTCTTTCACACCGATAATATTATCAAAATCTCTAGCGATTCGGTTTATAGTTTCCGGAAGCATATTTGAAGCGGTTCTTCCCGGCACATTATAAAGAATTAAGGGCAGTGGTGAAGCAGCAGCTACAGCTTTAAAATGCTGGTAGATGCCTTCCTGGGTTGGTTTGTTATAAAAAGGCGAAACCGAAAGTATAGCTTCAAATCCTGAGAAATCGCCGGACTCTAGCTCGTCGCATACCACGCGCGTGTTATTTCCCCCAAGACCTAAAACCAAAGGCAGGCGTTTATTATTCTGTTTAACTACGGTATCTATTACAAGTTGTTTTTCTTTTTTATCAAGACTGGCACTTTCGGCGGTTGTACCTAAAACCACCAGGTAATCTACTCCACTTGCGATCTGGTTTTCCACCAGGTTCTCCAGTGCTTGCACATCTACAGATAAATCTTCCTTAAAAGGAGTTATCAAAGCTACACCGGTACCAATAAATGACTTCATTCTATTTTTTGTTTTGATGATAATCGAAAATTATTGCCCTATTTCCTGAAAAGAGTGAAAAATGCAAAATTTTCGGGCAGCAAATGTATTGATTTTGCCAATTTCAGAAAGTAAAATTCACTTCTGGTTTTCAAATGAAGCACATATTTAACAGCTTTGATTTTTCTGTTAAAAAATAAACAGAATTAAAACATCTTTGAGGAAATTACACAAGGTTCATCAGGCGAAGTTTACGCTCTGGTGTGAGGAAAAAGAACAGGCAGAATAACAGGCCGGTAAACCAAAGAAAATTACCTGTTATTAGAATGGCAGAGTCTTTTAAATAGAAATGTGCCGCATCTCTAAAGACATCAGCGAATATAAAAGCCAGCACCAGGGTAATAAAATAAACCGATTTCTTTGAATAGGAGTTTAAATAATAAATAAGCGCTACAATACCAAGAATAAGCAAATTAAGGTAATAAAATATATAAATTCCAAACTCCAGGTCACTACTCATATAACCTTTTAATTCAATAACGTGCGTCAATAATAAATAGGTATTTACACCAATTAGCAAGATAAAATATACAAGTATGGTTTTAGTAGCAGTTTGCCGTTGTGTATGCTGAAAAGCTTCCCTGCTTAAGCCAAAATAGGCACCCATATAACATAACAATAAAAGAAGTTCTAAGTTAAAGCCCGGGAAGGTTAAGCAGATTATTTGGGCTAACAAGAAGAAGCTGAAAAATATAATTGCATTATAAGCTGGTTTTTTATTACGCTTTAAATAAATAGTAAAAACCCCCAGAATAAATATAAGCTGAGTGGCCCGCATTAACCAATCAATATCTCCTATGGTGGCATATAAATTCACCCCCAATAGCGGAAACAGAAGTAACAATAAACACTGAAAAAGACTCATTTCCATTAAATTGCGAGCCGAAAATATAAAAATATTACGGCTATATTTATATTTTTTGCATTAGCATTGCCGTTTTTGAGATCATGCAGGATTTTTTCGATATAATGCTCGATTTTTTCGCTGAATTACTGCCGAATTTTGAAAAGCAAAACTTTAGTTCAGCCAGATAATCTATTTATCTTTGCTTTTTTAATAAAATTTAAATGAAAGAACTCCGCTTAAGTATTTATCTGTTACTAGCCATAATCGTTCTAAGCTGCAAAGGAAATTCGATTAAAACTGCTGAAATTAAAGGCCAGCGCATCGCTATAGACGAAAAGATTGAAGCAAATGCTGAAATAGAAGAATTTATACAGCCCTTTAAACAGCATTTAAACAAAACTTTAGACAGCACCCTGGCTTACAATCCCCGCGCTATGGTAAAAAGTGACGGCGATCTAAATACTGCGATAGGGAATCTAATGGCCGATGTGGTTATGGAGCAAGCCGGCTCTGTTTTTAAAAGCAGAACAGGAAACGAGATAGATATGGTTTTGCTTAATCACGGCGGAATTAGATCTGGCCTAAACAAAGGAAATATTTCTACCCGAAGTGCTTATGCCTTAATGCCTTTTGAAAATGAAATCGTGGTAGCTGAACTTTCCGGAGAAAAAATTAAAGAAATGCTTACTTACCTGGAACGAGCAAAAACCGCTCATCCCGTTAGTGGAATCCAGATTGAAATGGATCAGGATTACAAAGTTACCAGCGCAAAAATAAACGATGAAGAGATTGATGAAGATAAAACCTATTTTGTAGCTACTTCAGATTATTTGCAGCAAGGCGGCGATAATATGAGCTTTTTTAAAAATCCAATCGAATTGTATAAAGTAGACTATAAATTGCGAAATGCTATTATAGATTACTTTAAGAAAGTAGACACCTTAAAAGTAGATAAAGACAATAGGTTTATAAGAAAGTAAAGAGATGAAAAGAAGAAATTTTATACAACAAACCTCAGCAGCAACTGCTTTTATAGGAATTGGTGGCTTAAGCTCACTTTCATTTAAATCAAATTACAAGAAGCATATTACCATTCTGCACACCAACGATGTGCATAGCCATATAGAACCTTTTGGACCCGATGATTCCAGGAATCCTAATATGGGTGGAGTGGCCAGGCGAGCGACTTTAATTCAGCAGATTAAAAATGAAAACCCGAATACATTATTATTAGATGCCGGGGATATTTTCCAGGGAACCCCTTACTTTAATTTCTATGGCGGTGAACTGGAATTTAAGCTGATGAGCAAGATGAAGTATGATGCAGCCACCATTGGAAACCACGACTTTGATAATGGGATAGATGGATTATATGCGCAACTTCCGCATGCCGAATTCGATTTTATCTCTTCCAATTATGATTTCAGCAATACGGTGATGGACGGGCACACCCACGATCATAAAATTTTCACTAAAGACGGAGTGAAAATTGGGATTTTTGGTTTGGGAATTGAACTACAGGGCCTGGTGAACGACAGTCTTTACAAGGAAACAAAATACCTGGATCCTATAGAAATTGCGCAGGATCAAAGCCGAATTCTAAAACAAGAAAAGAATTGCGACCTGGTTATTTGCCTTTCGCATTTGGGCTATAAATACAGCAGCGATAAAATTTCTGATATTAAACTAGCGCAAAGCACCGAGAATATAGATCTCATTATTGGCGGCCACACCCATACTTTTCTTGAAAAACCAACTGTAGAGACCAATAAAGCCGGCAAAAAAGTTTTGGTGAACCAGGTGGGGTGTTACGGACTTTTCCTGGGCAGAATTGATTTTTATTTAGACGATAAAAATAATATTGAAACAAACGGAGTCAAGATTGAGGTTTAAATTTTAAAAGTTTAAACCTCGATCTTTTTTTGAATAAGTTACTCAAGCATCTTTAAAAACTCGTCTTCGCTCACAATTTTAGTTCCTAGTTTTTCGGCTTTTGCCAGTTTGCTTGGTCCCATATTTTCGCCTGCAACCAGATAATCGGTTTTTCCTGAAATAGAGCCGGAAACTTTTCCGCCATTATCTTCTATCATTTTTTTGAGTTCGTTCCTGGAAACTTTTTCAAAAACCCCGGAAATCACAAAAGTATTTCCCTCAAGTAAATCGCTCTGGTTTTCCAGTTCTTCGGCAGCAATTTCCAATTTGAGTCCGTAGTCCTTTAAACGCTGAACGATTTTCCTGTTTTCTTCGGAAGCAAAAAAATCGGTTACACTTTCGGCGATTCGTTCTCCTATTTCGTCAACCGCCGTAAGATCTTCGATTGAAGCCGAAGCCAGGGCATCTATATTTTCGTA includes:
- a CDS encoding glycosyltransferase yields the protein MALEYSFVIPVYNRPEEVRELLESMLQLQFYRDYEIVIVEDGSSITSKEIVEEFQKKLNISYYFKPNSGPGDSRNFGMKKAKGNYCLILDSDVLLPQNYLLEVDKFLQKNYCDCFGGPDASHPSFSNTQKAIDYTMTSFFTTGGIRGKKSSVNDFQPRSFNMGISQKAFEASGGFGQIHPGEDPDLSLRLKKLGFKLCLIPNAVVFHKRRIDWSKFYMQVKKFGLVRPILNKWHPGSAKITYWFPTVFTFGLLTAIILAALEFWWLFLLYALYFMLIGTHATIKNKSLGIGLLAVYAALVQFFGYGNGFIKSVWYIQVLKQDPERKFPNLFFKNA
- a CDS encoding enoyl-ACP reductase FabI, which translates into the protein MSYNLLKGKKGIIFGALDENSIAWKTAERVKEEGGEFVLTNAPIALRMGTIKELAEKTGSEVIPADATKIEDLENLVEKSMEILGGKIDFVLHAIGMSVNVRKGNHYTEQNYDFTQKGWDISAVSFHKTMQVLYKKEAMNEWGSIVALSYMAAQRVFPDYNDMADNKAFLESIARSFGYFFGKDHKVRVNTISQSPTPTTAGQGVKGFDGFIAYADKMSPLGNATALECADYTVSLFSDLTKKVTLQNLFHDGGFSNMGVSQEVMESFVKGQEEK
- the recN gene encoding DNA repair protein RecN, giving the protein MLTALSIKNYALIEDINIKLQEGFTIITGETGAGKSIMLGALGLLLGNRADYGSIRDADKKCVIEGSFNISNYRLKDFFLTEDLDYEENTIIRREILASGKSRAFVNDTPVKLTSLNKLGEYLIDIHSQHETLSLGNNDYQFQVIDTIANSDALLLEYKTELKAYKKLQKQLVELKEQQAQATKEYDYNLFLLNELEEARLENGMQEELETRYEELSNVEELTENLSSALNLLEQEEIGSLDSLKQARTALAKIASLSSNYENLHQRIESVIIELDDLSTEVTDALDRVEANPEELEATNQKLQLIYNLQKKHSAENIAELLQIKEELQEKVSVSENAENALSELEKAIVQQETKLGTVAAKLHEKRKAIIPTFIKEAETLLDDLGMPNARLKIELKKSGSFLANGQDELFWYLAANKGGDFKEIKKAASGGELSRIMLAVKSILAAQSKLPTIIFDEIDTGVSGDIAQKMAGILQRMGNSMQVIAITHLPQIAGKGNSHFKIFKEDSANATTTKIEELKDGERVEELAMMLGGKNIGESARAHARALLD
- the porD gene encoding type IX secretion system protein PorD produces the protein MRKLLFLILLVAGMPFAVAQELNCEIVINTEQTGQSNLSVFRTLESSLREFVNQTSWTDKEFEPGERINCSMFITINDFEGESFSGTIQVQSSRPVYGSGMVSPIFNFNDNQFSFNYREYQPLNYSQNSYSSNLVSVVSFYVYTILGMDADSFAPEGGTEYYQEANRIVNLAQQSGRTGWSGADGQSSRFRLNSDLLSNMFTEYRNALYQYHRQGLDVMHKDPEVGKIAIADAIEGLTTMNSRRANSLLVRTFFDAKADEVTQIFSGGPDINRPRFSETLSSLAPRYARNWRNIQ
- the coaBC gene encoding bifunctional phosphopantothenoylcysteine decarboxylase/phosphopantothenate--cysteine ligase CoaBC, producing MSVLKGKKVLLGISGGIAAYKSAFLVRLFIKAGAQVKVVMTPAAKEFVTPLTLSTLSKNEVFSSFTEDDEDEQWNNHVELGLWADFMVLAPATANTLSKMASGNSDNFLLATYLSAKCPVFFAPAMDLDMYKHPSTKNSFKSLKSYGNIMIPAGTGELASGLKGEGRMAEPEEIIEFLEAYFSENLPLQGKKILITAGPTYEAIDPVRFIGNHSSGKMGFELAKKAAELGAEVILISGPTHLDMDDPKINLIRVVSTREMYTAVHNHFENVDVAIAAAAVSDYKPKIVAAQKIKKAEENLSLELTKTQDILLSMGKKKTHQKLIGFALETNNELEHARGKLLKKNLDFIVLNSMNDAGAGFKKDTNKITLVYKDSEKAFDLKSKAEVAADILNEIVHLLDA
- a CDS encoding DNA-directed RNA polymerase subunit omega, with product MDIKKTDAPINTITFDKNKVDEPTNNIYEAISVVAKRANQINSEIKKELLEKLDEFATYNDSLDEIFENKEQIEVSKFYEKLPKPHALAMQEWLDGKIYYRNTKDSEAEA
- a CDS encoding outer membrane protein assembly factor BamD — protein: MMKKAILLAAVLMLTVSCGEYQELLKSDDSGKKYSYAEQLYNEAQEEGDKRKYRKALRLFEQIVPEYRGKPQGEKLSFLFANTYYELGDYYLSSYEFERFQQSYPNSEKVEEAAFKKARSFYELSPNYALDQTDTDKAVAELQAYLNTYPEGEHVEEANDMAAELRIKLEKKEYEIAKQYHLTGEARAGNYRAAITSFTNFLANNPGSPFREGAHYYRFDSAYRLAINSFRDLMEERLREALEYYQTYKKYYPEGEYIEPMEASAEDIKSRLQNF
- the dapA gene encoding 4-hydroxy-tetrahydrodipicolinate synthase, producing the protein MKSFIGTGVALITPFKEDLSVDVQALENLVENQIASGVDYLVVLGTTAESASLDKKEKQLVIDTVVKQNNKRLPLVLGLGGNNTRVVCDELESGDFSGFEAILSVSPFYNKPTQEGIYQHFKAVAAASPLPLILYNVPGRTASNMLPETINRIARDFDNIIGVKEAAGDMVQAMRLISLVPKDFLVISGDDMLTLPMTLAGGKGVISVIAQGIPAEFSKMVSLGLEGKPAKAYELHYKMQRSIDLIFAEGNPAGIKALLAQKGSIKNHLRLPLVKATLGLQQQIEDFLKNFK
- a CDS encoding 5'-nucleotidase C-terminal domain-containing protein; the encoded protein is MKELRLSIYLLLAIIVLSCKGNSIKTAEIKGQRIAIDEKIEANAEIEEFIQPFKQHLNKTLDSTLAYNPRAMVKSDGDLNTAIGNLMADVVMEQAGSVFKSRTGNEIDMVLLNHGGIRSGLNKGNISTRSAYALMPFENEIVVAELSGEKIKEMLTYLERAKTAHPVSGIQIEMDQDYKVTSAKINDEEIDEDKTYFVATSDYLQQGGDNMSFFKNPIELYKVDYKLRNAIIDYFKKVDTLKVDKDNRFIRK